In one Carettochelys insculpta isolate YL-2023 chromosome 6, ASM3395843v1, whole genome shotgun sequence genomic region, the following are encoded:
- the ACP2 gene encoding lysosomal acid phosphatase, with protein MGWAGLGWAGRAMAVARSRRSLAAPPALLLGISLVLAPPLAQARSLRFVTLLYRHGDRSPVRAYPRDPHQESAWPQGFGQLTQIGMLQHWDLGQFLRKRYHGFLKASYQRQEIFVRSTDYDRTLMSAEANLAGLYPPQGQQVFNPNISWQPIPVHTVPESGEKLLKFPLSPCPRYEQLQNETRQSAQYINKTKQNLEFLEMVANQTGIQNVSMESAWSVYDTLFCEQTHKMSLPQWVTPDVMTRLRQIKDFGFEFLFGIHQQKEKARLQGGVLLAQIRKNLTFAANTSAAPHLKLIAYSAHDTTLVALQMALNVYNGRQAPYASCHIFELYQDDYSNFSVEMSFYNESGREPFPLTLSGCAQHCPLLDFLRLTDPVIPQDWARECQIATSVQDTELIVALAVCGSILFLLIILLLTVLFRIQSQPPGYRHVSNEGEEQP; from the exons atgggttgggctgggctgggctgggctgggagagcgATGGCGGTGGCCAGGTCGCGCCGTAGCTTGGCGGCTCCTCCCGCGTTGCTGTTGGGCATCAGCCTCGTACTGGCACCGCCACTGGCTCAAGCCCGGAGCCTGCGCTTTGTGACGCTG CTGTACCGGCACGGGGACCGGTCCCCAGTGAGAGCCTACCCTCGGGATCCCCATCAGGAGAGCGCCTGGCCCCAGGGATTTGGTCAGCTCACCCAG ATTGGGATGCTGCAGCACTGGGATCTGGGCCAGTTTCTCCGGAAGCGTTACCATGGATTCTTGAAGGCCTCATACCAGAGGCAGGAG ATCTTTGTTCGCAGCACAGATTATGACAGGACACTGATGAGCGCAGAGGCCAATCTGGCAGGACTGTATCCCCCACAAGGACAACAGGTGTTCAACCCTAATATTTCTTGGCAGCCAATCCCTGTACACACTGTGCCTGAGTCTGGGGAGAAG CTGCTGAAGTTTCCATTATCCCCTTGTCCACGATATGAGCAGCTACAGAATGAAACCAGGCAGTCAGCTCAGTacataaataaaaccaaacagaatttG GAGTTCCTAGAAATGGTGGCAAATCAGACAGGGATCCAGAACGTATCCATGGAGTCTGCCTGGAGTGTGTACGACACACTTTTTTGTGAG CAAACACATAAGATGTCACTGCCACAATGGGTAACCCCAGATGTCATGACTCGGTTGAGGCAAATAAAAGACTTTGGCTTTGAATTTCTGTTTGGGATCCACCAGCAGAAGGAGAAAGCTCGTCTGCAGGGTG GAGTTCTGCTGGCTCAGATAAGGAAAAACCTGACCTTCGCAGCAAACACCTCTGCAGCTCCGCACCTGAAATTAATCGCTTACTCAGCA CATGACACAACGCTTGTGGCACTGCAGATGGCTCTGAATGTCTACAATGGGAGGCAAGCACCATATGCCTCATGTCACATATTTGAGCTCTACCAAGATGATTATAG TAACTTTTCTGTGGAGATGTCTTTCTATAatgagagtggcagggagcctttTCCACTGACACTGTCTGGCTGTGCCCAGCACTGCCCCTTGCTGGATTTTCTGCGACTCACTGACCCTGTCATTCCCCAGGATTGGGCACGTGAGTGTCAGATAGCAACCAGTGTCCAGGACACAG AACTGATTGTGGCTCTGGCCGTCTGTGgatccatcctcttcctcctcataaTCCTCCTCCTGACAGTCCTTTTCCGCATACAGTCCCAGCCACCTGGCTACCGACATGTCTCTaatgagggagaagagcagcctTGA